In one window of Melospiza melodia melodia isolate bMelMel2 chromosome 21, bMelMel2.pri, whole genome shotgun sequence DNA:
- the GLOD4 gene encoding glyoxalase domain-containing protein 4 isoform X1 yields MAARRALHFVFKVGDRARTARFYRELLGMRVLRHEEFEEGCKATCNGPYDGKWSKTMVGYGPEDNHFVVELTYNYGIGEYRLGNDFLGITLVSSQAVSNAKKMGWPLKEVTSGVFETEAPGGYKFYLEDKEKLKQDPVWKVTLGVSDLQKSVSYWSGLLGMKIYEKDEEKQRALLGYADDQCKLELRAVGGAVDHGTAFGRVAFSCAKDELPSIEALMKKENQKILTPLVSLDTPGKATVQVVILADPDGHEVCFVGDEAFRELSQVDPNGDKLLDDAMAADKSDKWFAEHNMKKVSA; encoded by the exons ATGGCCGCCCGCAGGGCGCTGCACTTCGTCTTCAAAGTGGGAGACCGGGCCCGCACGGCGCGGTTCTACCGGGAGCTGCTCGGCATGAGG GTGCTGCGGCACGAGGAGTTCGAGGAGGGCTGCAAGGCCACCTGCAACGG CCCTTATGATGGAAAATGGAGCAAGACCATGGTGGGCTATGGACCAGAGGACAATCACTTTGTGGTGGAGCTGACTTACAATTATGGCATTGGGGAATATCGCCTGGGCAACGACTTCCTG GGCATCActctggtgtccagccaggctgtGAGCAATGCCAAGAAGATGGGCTGGCCCCTCAAAGAGGTCACCTCTGGTGTCTTTGAAACTGAGGCCCCAGGAGGATACAAGTTCTACCTGGAAGACAAGGAAAAGCTCAAGCAAG ATCCCGTGTGGAAGGTAACCCTGGGTGTCTCAGACCTGCAGAAGTCTGTGAGCTACTGGTCTGGCTTGCTTGGGATGAAAATATATGAGAAGGATGAGGAGAAACAAAGAGCTCTGCTGGGCTACGCTGATGACCAG TGCAAGCTGGAGCTGAGGGCTGTAGGAGGGGCAGTGGATCACGGGACGGCGTTCGGCCGCGTCGCCTTCTCCTGTGCCAAGGACGAG ctgcccagcattgaagccctgatgaagaaggagAATCAGAAGATTCTGACCCCTCTGGTCAGCTTGGACACACCTGGCAAGGCCACGGTGCAGGTGGTGATTCTGGCTGATCCT GATGGACATGAAGTTTGTTTTGTGGGAGATGAAGCGTTCAGAGAGCTGTCCCAGGTGGACCCTAATGGTGACAAGCTGTTGGATGAT GCCATGGCTGCAGACAAGAGTGACAAGTGGTTTGCTGAGCACAACATGAAGAAAGTTTCAGCTTAG
- the GLOD4 gene encoding glyoxalase domain-containing protein 4 isoform X2: MVGYGPEDNHFVVELTYNYGIGEYRLGNDFLGITLVSSQAVSNAKKMGWPLKEVTSGVFETEAPGGYKFYLEDKEKLKQDPVWKVTLGVSDLQKSVSYWSGLLGMKIYEKDEEKQRALLGYADDQCKLELRAVGGAVDHGTAFGRVAFSCAKDELPSIEALMKKENQKILTPLVSLDTPGKATVQVVILADPDGHEVCFVGDEAFRELSQVDPNGDKLLDDAMAADKSDKWFAEHNMKKVSA, from the exons ATGGTGGGCTATGGACCAGAGGACAATCACTTTGTGGTGGAGCTGACTTACAATTATGGCATTGGGGAATATCGCCTGGGCAACGACTTCCTG GGCATCActctggtgtccagccaggctgtGAGCAATGCCAAGAAGATGGGCTGGCCCCTCAAAGAGGTCACCTCTGGTGTCTTTGAAACTGAGGCCCCAGGAGGATACAAGTTCTACCTGGAAGACAAGGAAAAGCTCAAGCAAG ATCCCGTGTGGAAGGTAACCCTGGGTGTCTCAGACCTGCAGAAGTCTGTGAGCTACTGGTCTGGCTTGCTTGGGATGAAAATATATGAGAAGGATGAGGAGAAACAAAGAGCTCTGCTGGGCTACGCTGATGACCAG TGCAAGCTGGAGCTGAGGGCTGTAGGAGGGGCAGTGGATCACGGGACGGCGTTCGGCCGCGTCGCCTTCTCCTGTGCCAAGGACGAG ctgcccagcattgaagccctgatgaagaaggagAATCAGAAGATTCTGACCCCTCTGGTCAGCTTGGACACACCTGGCAAGGCCACGGTGCAGGTGGTGATTCTGGCTGATCCT GATGGACATGAAGTTTGTTTTGTGGGAGATGAAGCGTTCAGAGAGCTGTCCCAGGTGGACCCTAATGGTGACAAGCTGTTGGATGAT GCCATGGCTGCAGACAAGAGTGACAAGTGGTTTGCTGAGCACAACATGAAGAAAGTTTCAGCTTAG